A stretch of the Poseidonibacter parvus genome encodes the following:
- a CDS encoding DedA family protein, which produces MKEIFKKLQPHAGKILAFIVIIFFSFLAYNLFQAPVEGFENSFVYLLKEYGYIILFAWGMLEGEAGLIMAGLLSHTGDMNLYIAIFVAGLGGFAGDQVYFYIGRFNKSYVHSKFKGQRRKFALAHLLLQKYGWPIIFAQRYMYGMRTIIPISIGLTRYDAKTFAFINLISAWCWAAITIVPVWYFGEEILKVLHWAKEHWYFALPIALGFGGSIIYYFNKASKKNTKKEKEISNEN; this is translated from the coding sequence ATGAAAGAAATCTTCAAGAAATTACAACCACATGCAGGAAAAATACTAGCATTTATAGTAATTATATTTTTTTCTTTTTTAGCTTACAATCTATTCCAAGCTCCTGTTGAAGGTTTTGAAAATAGTTTTGTTTATTTACTAAAAGAGTATGGATATATAATTCTTTTTGCATGGGGAATGCTTGAAGGTGAAGCCGGTCTTATTATGGCTGGTCTTTTATCACATACAGGTGATATGAATTTATATATCGCAATTTTTGTAGCAGGACTTGGTGGTTTTGCTGGAGATCAAGTTTATTTTTATATTGGAAGATTTAATAAATCTTATGTTCACAGTAAGTTCAAAGGTCAAAGAAGAAAGTTTGCCCTTGCTCATTTATTATTACAAAAGTATGGTTGGCCAATTATTTTTGCACAAAGATATATGTATGGAATGAGAACTATTATTCCAATATCAATAGGTCTTACAAGATATGATGCTAAAACATTTGCTTTTATAAATCTTATATCTGCTTGGTGTTGGGCTGCTATTACAATAGTACCTGTTTGGTATTTTGGTGAAGAGATTTTAAAAGTTTTACATTGGGCTAAAGAGCACTGGTATTTTGCCTTGCCTATTGCTTTAGGATTTGGTGGAAGTATTATTTATTATTTTAATAAAGCTTCAAAGAAAAATACAAAAAAAGAAAAAGAGATATCAAATGAAAATTAA
- a CDS encoding leucyl aminopeptidase — translation MKINLTNSKIEEIQSDLQIVLTNNIENLEDKELLKSLDFKAKDEELVFLAESKKIFVGYEEETYDSLAIAIATAIKKFQTTLFKTAKVDLTSFDSLVLKSIVEGTLLGSYTFNDYKSKKEKKKKQELIICIQEDSPSLDNIELNSILEESKIISKAVNKARDMVNTTPGDFYPEVMASLAKKLAKDAKIDCKIKGEKYLAKNDMNAMLSVGRASIHESKLIHLSYKPKDAKKKIVLVGKGLTYDSGGLSLKPADYMVTMKSDKGGGCAVLATIWAIAKLELPYEVHGIIGAVENMIGGDAYKPDDVLVAKNGKTIEVRNTDAEGRLVLADCLCYAQDEIKDIDYIFDYATLTGACVVGVGQYTSGIMGNNEKLKASVVKSSLKAGEYATTLDFNRYLRKTIKSEIADISNIASTRYGGAITAGLFLDNFIEEKNKEKWVHFDIAGPAFVESAWGYNPHGASGAGVRMTIEFLKDLKK, via the coding sequence ATGAAAATTAATTTAACAAATTCAAAAATTGAAGAGATACAATCAGATTTACAAATTGTATTAACAAATAATATTGAAAATTTAGAAGATAAAGAGTTATTAAAGAGTTTAGATTTTAAAGCTAAAGATGAAGAGTTAGTTTTTTTAGCAGAATCAAAAAAGATCTTTGTTGGTTACGAAGAAGAAACTTACGATTCTTTAGCAATAGCAATAGCTACTGCAATTAAGAAATTTCAAACTACATTATTTAAAACTGCAAAAGTTGATTTAACTTCTTTTGACTCACTTGTATTAAAATCAATTGTAGAAGGTACATTGTTAGGTTCTTATACGTTTAATGATTATAAATCTAAAAAAGAAAAAAAGAAAAAACAAGAATTAATAATTTGTATTCAAGAAGATTCTCCAAGTTTAGATAATATTGAGTTAAACTCAATTTTGGAAGAATCGAAAATTATTTCTAAAGCAGTTAATAAAGCAAGAGACATGGTAAATACAACTCCAGGAGATTTTTATCCTGAAGTAATGGCAAGTTTAGCTAAAAAACTTGCAAAAGATGCAAAAATTGATTGTAAAATAAAAGGTGAAAAATACCTAGCAAAAAATGATATGAATGCAATGCTTAGCGTTGGACGTGCTTCAATTCATGAATCAAAATTAATTCATTTATCATATAAACCAAAAGATGCAAAGAAAAAGATTGTACTTGTTGGAAAAGGTCTTACTTATGATTCAGGAGGATTATCTTTAAAACCTGCTGATTATATGGTAACAATGAAATCTGATAAAGGTGGAGGTTGTGCAGTATTAGCTACTATTTGGGCAATTGCAAAACTTGAATTACCTTATGAAGTTCATGGAATTATAGGTGCAGTTGAGAATATGATTGGTGGAGATGCATATAAACCTGATGATGTATTAGTTGCAAAAAATGGTAAAACAATAGAAGTTCGAAACACAGATGCAGAAGGAAGACTAGTACTTGCTGATTGTTTATGTTATGCACAAGATGAAATCAAAGATATTGATTATATCTTTGATTATGCTACATTAACGGGTGCTTGTGTTGTAGGAGTTGGGCAGTATACAAGTGGAATTATGGGAAATAATGAGAAGTTAAAAGCTAGTGTTGTTAAGAGCTCTTTAAAAGCAGGAGAGTATGCTACAACTTTAGATTTTAATAGATATTTACGAAAAACAATCAAATCTGAAATCGCAGATATTTCTAATATTGCAAGTACAAGATATGGTGGAGCAATTACAGCTGGACTGTTTTTAGATAATTTTATAGAAGAAAAAAATAAAGAAAAATGGGTTCATTTTGATATAGCTGGACCTGCATTTGTAGAAAGTGCATGGGGATATAATCCTCATGGTGCAAGTGGTGCTGGAGTTAGAATGACAATAGAGTTTTTAAAAGATTTAAAAAAATAA
- a CDS encoding phosphate/phosphite/phosphonate ABC transporter substrate-binding protein: protein MKKIIFFTLIVTYSMATEITLGIVPQQSPLKLAKKWIKVTDYLFKETGIKVNFRTEKSIPQFEKELKMGTYCIAYMNPYHFTVANKSQKYEAFLRAKKNIVGIFLSKDKEVDFSKENLKGKTFLFPAPNAFAATLLTKFEFKEKFGFDIDKEAKVLYVNSHDSVYKGISRGIGYLGGGIIRTYNNFKSKNDKDNINIVYKTNPYPSHPFAYHPRVSKEVVLKIQNAFLNMPDDIKEILSIKDFKITNTQEFDIIKNIGVK from the coding sequence ATGAAAAAAATTATATTTTTTACACTTATTGTTACATACTCAATGGCTACGGAAATTACACTAGGTATTGTTCCTCAACAAAGTCCGCTTAAGCTTGCAAAAAAATGGATTAAAGTCACTGATTATTTATTTAAAGAGACAGGTATAAAAGTTAATTTTAGAACTGAAAAATCAATACCTCAATTTGAAAAAGAATTAAAAATGGGAACTTATTGTATTGCATATATGAATCCTTATCATTTTACAGTAGCAAATAAATCTCAAAAATATGAAGCTTTTTTAAGAGCAAAAAAGAATATTGTAGGTATTTTCCTTTCAAAAGACAAAGAAGTTGATTTTAGTAAAGAAAATTTAAAAGGAAAAACTTTTTTATTTCCAGCTCCAAATGCTTTTGCTGCAACTCTTTTAACTAAATTTGAATTTAAAGAAAAATTTGGATTTGATATAGATAAAGAAGCTAAAGTACTATACGTTAATTCCCATGATTCTGTTTACAAGGGAATTTCTAGAGGTATTGGATACCTTGGTGGTGGAATTATAAGAACTTATAATAATTTTAAAAGTAAAAATGATAAAGATAATATAAATATTGTTTATAAAACTAATCCTTATCCTAGTCATCCTTTTGCATATCATCCAAGAGTTAGTAAAGAAGTAGTCTTAAAAATACAAAATGCTTTTTTAAATATGCCTGATGATATAAAAGAAATATTAAGTATAAAAGATTTTAAAATTACAAATACCCAAGAATTTGATATAATTAAAAATATTGGTGTAAAGTAG
- a CDS encoding HAMP domain-containing histidine kinase — MSFKFRFILSFVLLEIFFIVLIVSVNFFTIKNSSDKLISEKIESNVTFIEELIKVPMSIFDLATLDNLVENSVKYLNSIVILDTQNRILASSYSYKYLPIEDLIKLKRNKDVFINNNSYKIIFNEIYEENVLLGSVYVIFDTTSNSQFIEKSKNTTFLIILLEILISIILSYLIGNRVTKKLDDLSSIAKRIGKEENTSIPYLDSSDEIGILANSMDRMQTNLQNRNNTIIQSNKLLVKQKEELEVANKVKDDFLANMSHELKTPLNSINVLSSIMKKNSKNTFSEKEVKNLEIINSCGKDLLFLINDVLDISKLEAGKVSINNSDVDIYNLTTIIKDMFFTQFKDKNVDFYFECDKNINSIYSDERKISQIVKNFLSNALKFTSEGKVSLIVKEKDENILIEVKDSGIGINKEQIDDLFDRFKQVDASISRKHLGTGLGLAISKNLAELLKGNITVESEFGHGSKFTLSIPKNINEIEIKNNTIVSKDIIPSHTNNLYETMPEKKPVIVEDIKRKKILIYNNDHLLFFNIIIKLKKNNEILQINTENEFLDELNNKTIDAIIIDIDKLSEDFINKILLNKHKKLIIITSNEVNEEIKIKAKSIILKPVDLNKIIFSLDD; from the coding sequence ATGTCTTTTAAATTTAGATTTATACTTTCCTTTGTTTTATTAGAAATATTTTTTATTGTTTTAATTGTAAGTGTTAATTTCTTTACAATTAAAAACTCATCTGATAAATTAATTTCAGAAAAGATTGAATCAAACGTTACTTTTATCGAAGAGCTTATAAAAGTGCCTATGAGTATATTTGATTTAGCTACTTTAGATAACCTTGTTGAGAATTCTGTTAAATATTTAAATTCTATTGTTATTCTAGATACTCAAAATAGAATTTTAGCTAGTTCTTATTCATATAAATATTTACCTATTGAAGACCTTATTAAATTAAAAAGAAATAAAGACGTCTTTATTAATAATAATAGTTATAAAATCATATTTAATGAAATATATGAAGAGAATGTATTATTAGGATCAGTGTATGTTATTTTTGATACCACTAGTAATTCTCAATTTATTGAAAAAAGTAAAAATACTACTTTCTTAATTATTTTATTAGAAATCTTGATTTCTATAATACTTTCTTATTTAATTGGAAATAGAGTAACTAAAAAACTAGATGATTTATCCTCTATTGCTAAAAGAATTGGTAAAGAAGAGAATACCTCTATTCCTTATTTAGATTCAAGTGATGAAATTGGTATCTTGGCTAATTCAATGGATAGAATGCAAACAAATTTACAAAATAGAAATAATACAATAATACAATCAAATAAGCTTCTTGTAAAACAAAAGGAAGAATTAGAAGTTGCAAATAAAGTAAAAGATGATTTTTTAGCAAATATGAGTCATGAATTGAAAACACCTCTAAATTCAATTAATGTTCTTTCTTCAATAATGAAAAAAAATAGTAAAAATACTTTTAGTGAAAAAGAAGTAAAAAATTTAGAAATTATAAATAGTTGTGGTAAAGATTTATTATTTTTAATTAATGATGTTCTCGATATATCAAAACTAGAAGCAGGGAAAGTTTCTATAAATAATAGTGATGTTGATATTTATAATCTTACAACTATTATCAAAGATATGTTTTTCACTCAATTTAAAGATAAAAATGTAGATTTTTATTTTGAATGTGATAAAAATATTAATTCAATTTATAGTGATGAACGAAAAATTAGTCAAATAGTAAAAAACTTTTTATCAAATGCTTTAAAATTTACAAGTGAAGGAAAAGTTTCTTTAATTGTAAAAGAAAAAGATGAAAATATTCTAATTGAAGTAAAAGATAGTGGTATTGGTATTAATAAAGAGCAAATAGATGATCTATTCGATCGTTTTAAACAAGTTGATGCAAGTATCTCTAGAAAACACTTAGGAACAGGTTTAGGATTAGCTATCTCAAAAAATCTTGCTGAATTGTTAAAAGGAAATATTACAGTTGAAAGTGAATTTGGTCATGGCTCAAAATTTACACTATCTATTCCTAAAAATATAAATGAAATAGAAATTAAAAATAATACTATTGTAAGTAAAGATATTATTCCTTCTCATACTAATAATTTATATGAAACAATGCCTGAAAAAAAACCAGTAATAGTTGAAGATATTAAAAGAAAAAAGATTTTAATTTATAATAATGATCATCTTTTGTTTTTTAATATAATAATAAAACTAAAGAAAAATAATGAAATTCTACAAATAAATACAGAAAATGAATTTTTAGATGAACTTAATAATAAAACTATTGATGCTATTATAATTGATATAGATAAATTATCAGAAGATTTTATAAATAAGATTTTGTTAAATAAACATAAGAAGTTAATAATTATTACAAGTAATGAAGTAAATGAAGAAATAAAGATAAAAGCTAAAAGCATAATTTTAAAACCCGTTGACTTAAATAAAATTATATTTTCTTTAGATGATTAA
- a CDS encoding response regulator transcription factor, with amino-acid sequence MNIKKHLSILYIEDDEIMALKLKSILEKIFYEVIIAKNGQEAYAIFKGTHKIDLIISDINMPKMDGLEFLEKVREIDENIPFIFLTGRNESKKMLRAIELSITNYLLKPIDLDKLLLAINKILEKKIKDQDLLENDLIINKDYSWNKSKNILYKNNIIIKLTKKELQFIGFLLSSPNRIYSESDIIDYIWKDEFSSLNYSSNLKNLIVRLKKKIPDLKIINHYGLGYKIEIN; translated from the coding sequence ATGAATATTAAAAAACATTTGAGCATTCTTTATATTGAAGATGACGAAATAATGGCTTTAAAATTAAAAAGCATATTAGAAAAAATATTTTATGAAGTAATTATCGCAAAAAATGGTCAAGAAGCCTATGCAATCTTTAAAGGTACTCATAAAATTGATCTAATTATTAGTGATATAAATATGCCCAAAATGGATGGTTTAGAATTCCTTGAAAAGGTAAGAGAAATAGATGAGAATATTCCTTTTATTTTTTTAACAGGAAGAAATGAATCAAAAAAAATGTTAAGAGCAATAGAGCTTAGCATTACAAATTATTTATTAAAACCCATTGATTTAGACAAATTACTTCTAGCAATAAATAAAATTCTAGAAAAAAAAATCAAAGATCAAGATTTGTTAGAAAATGATTTAATTATTAATAAAGATTATTCTTGGAATAAAAGTAAAAATATATTATATAAAAATAATATTATTATAAAACTTACTAAAAAAGAGTTACAATTTATTGGTTTTTTATTGTCTTCTCCAAATAGGATCTATTCTGAAAGTGATATTATCGATTATATCTGGAAAGATGAATTTAGTTCTTTAAACTATAGTTCAAATTTAAAGAACTTAATAGTAAGACTAAAAAAGAAAATACCAGATTTAAAGATTATAAATCATTATGGCCTTGGCTATAAAATAGAAATTAACTAA
- a CDS encoding response regulator → MNELQTYMKKLNVLYVEDEKPAREIFSRILNRQFTNVTICENGLDGYLAYKESFDKEIKFDLIISDINMPKMSGIELVEKIREDDNETLVILVTARSEANVIMKALELQVTNYITKPIDINKTNEVIVSTCEKIYLKSRLLDKQKELETYTKTIEDVALVVKIDVNNNVTYVNDVFCSNTGYSKDEIINKSSNFLFNQRNEKQINDMWNIIKEGNTFNDTIKSITKNNEIYYNKVTIVPVIDNNNSMIVEYVFIGFITTDEEKKKQELNKKLLHSIADSKKEKFNILKEKESYEENISLLNRTILNAEERYASLLKTNQSLLVQLEAYETNSLGTSDNHIKTLKSKNDEIAKLQKNLIIMKNDKLSMSNRLTALEETLASKNHSIEFLEQSHQIDKKKIESLERIILDSEKNPDKKTKNFF, encoded by the coding sequence ATGAATGAATTACAAACATATATGAAAAAATTAAATGTTTTATATGTTGAAGATGAAAAACCTGCAAGAGAAATATTTTCAAGAATACTAAATCGACAATTTACAAATGTAACTATTTGTGAGAATGGTTTAGATGGTTATTTAGCATATAAAGAAAGTTTTGATAAAGAAATCAAGTTTGATTTAATTATTAGTGATATTAATATGCCAAAAATGAGTGGTATTGAATTAGTTGAAAAGATCAGAGAAGATGATAATGAAACATTAGTTATATTAGTAACTGCAAGAAGTGAAGCTAATGTAATAATGAAGGCATTAGAATTACAAGTTACAAATTATATAACTAAACCAATTGATATTAATAAAACTAATGAAGTAATAGTTAGTACATGTGAAAAAATATATTTAAAATCTCGTTTACTTGATAAGCAAAAAGAATTGGAAACCTACACTAAAACAATTGAAGATGTTGCTTTAGTAGTAAAAATAGATGTGAATAATAATGTAACATATGTAAATGATGTTTTTTGCTCTAATACAGGCTATTCAAAAGATGAAATTATTAACAAAAGTTCTAATTTTTTATTTAATCAAAGAAATGAAAAACAAATAAATGATATGTGGAATATTATTAAAGAAGGTAATACTTTTAACGATACAATAAAAAGTATTACTAAAAATAATGAAATTTATTACAATAAAGTTACTATTGTTCCAGTAATTGATAATAATAATTCTATGATTGTAGAATATGTATTTATAGGTTTTATAACAACTGATGAAGAAAAGAAAAAACAAGAATTAAATAAAAAGTTATTGCATAGTATTGCAGATAGTAAAAAAGAAAAATTTAATATATTAAAAGAAAAAGAATCATATGAAGAAAATATAAGTTTGTTAAATAGAACTATATTAAATGCAGAAGAAAGATATGCTTCTTTATTAAAAACAAATCAAAGTCTTTTAGTTCAATTAGAAGCATATGAAACAAATAGTTTAGGTACTTCAGATAATCATATAAAAACACTTAAAAGTAAAAATGATGAAATTGCAAAACTACAGAAAAATTTAATTATTATGAAAAACGATAAGTTATCAATGTCTAATAGATTAACTGCATTAGAAGAAACTTTAGCTTCTAAAAATCATAGTATAGAATTTTTAGAACAGAGTCATCAAATAGATAAAAAAAAGATTGAAAGTTTAGAACGTATAATCTTAGATTCGGAAAAAAATCCAGATAAAAAAACAAAGAATTTCTTCTAA
- a CDS encoding HD domain-containing phosphohydrolase produces the protein MDNKKFLKKLNILYVEDSLKTAEMFTKILKRMFANVYTASNGKIGLQLYKDNPIDIIVSDINMPIMDGLIMCKHIREENKDIPIILTTARNETDTLLEAIELNINHYLIKPIILNQLVNKLYKVCEKIQAEETKNLLKQYKNVVDKNLIVKKFDLEGKNTYINKQYEILSNYTKDELLGSKFDFDVIKDTSIEKTYEIWEALKNKKTWEGKLKKRTKYNQEYIVSASFSPILDFNNNIIEYISLSKDITDSEVLNNSLISEIDTYKGDVTSKRHLLNEYQNMVNHSNLLVKIDTNLKITYVNKKFLEVTNYDTSDLIQKDISFILSNLEKEDISLILESLIANKNIQKIVTFKNEEAISYINFNFTIIKDQFGNTLEYVALGNDITETINLHQEIEDTQKDVIFTLGSIAESRSNETANHVKRVAEYSYILAKKYGLEEKEAQLLKIASPMHDIGKVGIPDSILNKPGKLTQDEFHIMKSHAEIGYEMLKNSNREILKAAAKVSYEHHEKWDGSGYPRRLKGDNIHIYGRITAIADVFDALGSARCYKEAWPLKKVLDLIKNESGKHFDPKLVDLMLDNLDDFLLVRDSYIDKF, from the coding sequence TTGGATAATAAAAAGTTTTTAAAGAAATTAAACATTTTGTACGTAGAAGATAGTCTAAAAACAGCTGAAATGTTTACTAAAATACTAAAAAGAATGTTCGCAAATGTTTATACTGCTTCAAATGGTAAAATAGGTTTGCAGCTTTATAAAGACAATCCTATTGATATTATTGTAAGTGATATTAATATGCCTATTATGGATGGTTTAATAATGTGTAAACATATTAGAGAAGAGAATAAAGATATTCCCATAATTCTTACAACAGCAAGAAATGAAACAGATACCTTACTTGAAGCTATAGAACTTAATATAAATCATTATCTTATAAAACCAATTATTCTTAATCAATTAGTCAATAAATTATATAAAGTATGTGAAAAGATACAAGCAGAAGAAACTAAAAACTTATTAAAGCAATACAAAAACGTTGTTGATAAAAATCTAATTGTAAAAAAGTTTGATCTTGAAGGAAAAAATACCTATATAAATAAACAATATGAAATATTATCTAATTATACAAAAGATGAATTATTAGGTAGTAAATTTGATTTTGATGTGATTAAAGATACTTCCATAGAAAAAACTTATGAAATTTGGGAAGCTCTAAAAAATAAAAAAACTTGGGAAGGAAAATTAAAAAAAAGAACTAAATACAATCAAGAGTATATAGTTTCTGCATCTTTTTCTCCTATATTAGATTTTAATAATAATATAATAGAATATATATCATTATCAAAAGATATTACAGATAGTGAAGTTTTAAATAATTCTTTAATAAGTGAAATAGATACTTATAAAGGAGATGTAACAAGTAAAAGACATCTTCTTAATGAATACCAAAATATGGTTAATCATTCAAACTTATTAGTTAAAATTGATACAAATCTTAAAATAACTTATGTAAACAAAAAATTCTTAGAAGTAACAAATTATGATACATCAGATTTAATACAAAAAGATATTTCATTTATTTTAAGCAACTTAGAAAAAGAAGATATTTCTTTAATTTTAGAATCATTAATAGCAAATAAGAATATTCAAAAAATTGTTACATTTAAAAATGAAGAAGCAATTAGTTATATTAATTTTAACTTTACTATTATAAAAGATCAATTTGGTAATACTCTAGAATATGTAGCCTTAGGTAATGATATTACGGAAACAATCAATTTACATCAAGAAATTGAAGATACTCAAAAAGATGTAATTTTTACTTTAGGATCAATTGCTGAAAGTAGATCAAATGAAACTGCAAATCATGTAAAAAGAGTTGCAGAATATTCATATATCCTTGCTAAAAAATATGGTTTAGAAGAAAAAGAAGCACAATTATTAAAAATAGCCTCACCAATGCATGATATTGGGAAAGTTGGAATTCCTGACAGCATTTTAAACAAGCCAGGGAAATTAACGCAAGATGAATTTCATATTATGAAAAGTCATGCAGAAATTGGTTATGAAATGTTGAAAAACTCTAATAGAGAAATATTAAAAGCTGCAGCAAAAGTTTCTTATGAACATCATGAGAAATGGGATGGGTCAGGATATCCAAGAAGATTAAAAGGTGATAATATTCATATTTATGGACGGATTACTGCAATTGCTGATGTATTTGATGCACTTGGAAGTGCTAGATGTTATAAAGAAGCGTGGCCATTAAAAAAAGTTTTAGATTTAATAAAAAATGAATCAGGGAAACATTTTGATCCAAAACTTGTAGATTTAATGCTAGATAATTTAGATGATTTCTTACTTGTACGAGACAGCTATATTGATAAATTTTAG
- a CDS encoding sensor histidine kinase: MKTNIKDFNILLVDDIEDNLYSLELLIKENFELNIFKSLSAEDAMNVIIENKIDLILCDVQMPDIDGFEFAQYLKEIENTKDIPIVFITGIYNKDEYKSKGYDLGAVDYITKPINDELFYSKLNVYIDIYNQKKQKDEKLEKTESLLVHNSKMASMGEIIGLISHQLKQPLNTLSLYCADVKLSHEYGEINDEYIKEHSENTKNQITYMNETIDSFLDFFNPNKIKSNYYISEAINKALELLKSKIHINDIKLNIDIDETIEILGTEMEFTQVVVNIVNNSIDAFIEKYPNNEDVNKIINISVKKESDIILITLEDNAGGISNNNIEEILDPYYTTKENGTGVGLYMVNLIVKNYMHGDLKISNSNIGLKFEIFLS, encoded by the coding sequence ATGAAAACTAATATTAAAGATTTTAATATTTTATTAGTTGATGATATTGAAGATAATTTATACTCATTAGAACTATTAATAAAAGAAAACTTTGAATTAAATATTTTCAAATCACTAAGTGCTGAAGATGCAATGAATGTCATAATAGAAAATAAAATAGATTTAATTTTATGTGATGTCCAAATGCCTGATATTGATGGTTTTGAATTCGCACAATACTTGAAAGAAATTGAAAATACAAAAGATATACCAATTGTATTTATAACAGGAATCTATAATAAAGATGAATATAAGAGCAAAGGTTATGACTTAGGAGCTGTTGACTATATTACAAAACCTATTAATGATGAATTATTCTATTCAAAATTAAATGTATATATTGATATTTACAATCAAAAAAAACAAAAAGATGAAAAACTAGAAAAAACAGAAAGTCTACTTGTACATAACAGTAAAATGGCAAGTATGGGAGAAATAATAGGATTAATATCTCATCAATTAAAACAACCTTTAAATACCTTATCTTTATATTGTGCAGATGTAAAACTCTCTCATGAATATGGTGAAATAAATGATGAATATATTAAAGAACATTCAGAAAATACTAAAAATCAAATAACATATATGAATGAAACGATTGATAGCTTCTTAGATTTCTTTAATCCTAATAAAATAAAAAGCAATTATTATATTTCAGAAGCAATAAATAAAGCTTTAGAATTATTAAAAAGTAAAATACATATTAATGATATTAAATTGAATATAGATATTGATGAAACAATAGAAATATTAGGCACAGAAATGGAATTTACACAAGTTGTAGTTAATATTGTTAATAATTCAATTGATGCTTTCATAGAAAAATATCCTAATAATGAAGATGTCAATAAAATAATAAATATTTCAGTTAAAAAAGAATCTGATATAATTCTAATTACATTAGAAGATAATGCTGGTGGGATATCTAATAATAATATTGAAGAAATATTAGACCCATATTACACAACAAAAGAAAATGGAACAGGCGTTGGTTTATATATGGTTAACTTAATAGTAAAAAACTATATGCATGGTGACCTAAAAATATCCAATTCTAATATAGGATTGAAATTTGAGATATTCCTATCTTAA